A region from the Desulfomarina profundi genome encodes:
- a CDS encoding fumarylacetoacetate hydrolase family protein — MKLISFKVAGKERLGVVNDQMEIVDLSLALKDQKNIPSSMLEFICLAEKGIELALRALSVCNEEAVVSAEEISFLPPVPLPGKICGVALNNSASNNRKISAPDHPAFFLKPSSCLVGHREPVTVRTCYGSVHPEPELAVIIGKKTKDVDAVDALNSIYGYSIFNDITGNGMRAEDLFHYQALYAAADDPSRIEKREQHLSYAGRYKGTDNFGVLGPWLVTRDEVKDPDNLQVGCRVAGELVAEDNTRFYNYKVAEIVSFISQFQTLFPGDIISCGTAFQPGKTRKSIHHANLLVTGGPMEITIESLGSQYNDVVIEEKELGAWRLD; from the coding sequence ATGAAACTGATCAGTTTCAAGGTAGCGGGAAAAGAGCGGCTCGGAGTGGTCAATGATCAAATGGAGATTGTCGATCTTTCCCTTGCGCTGAAAGACCAGAAAAACATTCCTTCCTCCATGCTTGAGTTTATCTGTCTGGCTGAAAAAGGAATAGAACTGGCGCTTCGTGCACTTTCAGTCTGTAACGAAGAAGCTGTTGTTTCCGCAGAAGAAATTTCTTTTCTACCTCCTGTCCCTCTTCCGGGGAAAATCTGTGGTGTGGCTCTGAACAATTCTGCCAGTAATAATAGAAAGATTTCAGCGCCGGATCATCCCGCCTTTTTCCTGAAGCCATCGTCCTGCCTTGTTGGGCATCGGGAACCTGTGACTGTCCGGACCTGTTACGGCAGTGTTCATCCTGAGCCTGAACTGGCAGTGATTATAGGGAAAAAGACAAAAGACGTGGATGCTGTGGATGCTCTCAACTCTATTTACGGGTACTCAATTTTTAATGATATCACCGGGAATGGGATGCGGGCGGAGGATCTATTCCATTATCAGGCGCTTTATGCTGCCGCAGACGACCCCAGTCGTATTGAGAAACGGGAACAGCATCTTTCCTATGCCGGACGCTATAAGGGAACTGACAATTTCGGGGTGTTGGGTCCCTGGCTGGTGACAAGGGATGAGGTGAAGGATCCTGACAATCTCCAGGTGGGATGCCGGGTTGCCGGTGAACTGGTTGCCGAAGATAATACCCGTTTTTATAATTACAAGGTAGCGGAGATTGTCAGTTTTATCAGCCAGTTCCAAACCCTTTTTCCCGGTGATATTATATCATGCGGAACGGCCTTTCAGCCGGGGAAAACCAGGAAGTCAATCCATCATGCCAATCTGCTTGTCACCGGCGGGCCCATGGAGATCACAATCGAATCCTTAGGCAGTCAGTATAATGATGTAGTTATAGAGGAAAAGGAACTGGGAGCCTGGAGGCTGGATTGA
- a CDS encoding DODA-type extradiol aromatic ring-opening family dioxygenase, translating to MKTRLICSSHSPLLYCFKKEPEDWQKLQQTFEKSAEAIRVFDPELVIAFGSDHFNGFFMENMPAFCVGFQAWAEEDIGGFSGPLNVPAEMAQRMVIALRENNIDPAVSHRMTVDHAFSQTIHIMLGGLDIRPVIPVFINCITTPFVPFARSRLLGEAVGRFAANLDKRVLFLSSGGMSHHPTRYYPVLGEGEEKVTAWQVSGGKDPASLSREEWLHRLDVMHREGAEMIARGERTAAQMHLNEEADRRFLDILISGNLEEFDRWDQEKLVAEAGIGSMELHTWIAGAAAHMAAGGSSPELGFYSVTPELGIAAGIVYGE from the coding sequence ATGAAAACCAGGTTGATCTGCAGTTCCCACAGCCCTCTGCTCTATTGTTTTAAAAAAGAACCGGAAGACTGGCAAAAACTGCAGCAGACATTTGAAAAAAGTGCGGAGGCCATTCGGGTCTTTGATCCTGAGCTGGTTATTGCCTTTGGATCTGACCATTTCAATGGATTTTTCATGGAAAACATGCCCGCTTTCTGTGTTGGCTTTCAAGCGTGGGCGGAGGAGGATATAGGTGGTTTTTCAGGGCCCCTTAATGTACCTGCGGAAATGGCGCAAAGAATGGTCATTGCTCTTCGTGAAAACAATATTGATCCTGCTGTTTCCCATCGGATGACAGTTGATCATGCTTTCTCTCAGACGATTCACATAATGTTGGGCGGACTGGATATCCGACCGGTTATTCCGGTTTTCATAAATTGTATAACTACACCCTTTGTTCCATTTGCCCGTTCACGGCTCCTTGGTGAAGCGGTGGGGCGCTTTGCAGCCAATCTGGATAAAAGAGTTCTTTTCCTCTCTTCCGGCGGGATGTCCCATCACCCGACTCGATATTATCCTGTCCTGGGGGAGGGGGAAGAGAAAGTAACCGCCTGGCAGGTGTCGGGGGGAAAGGATCCTGCGTCTCTTTCCCGTGAGGAGTGGTTGCATCGTCTTGATGTCATGCATCGGGAGGGTGCCGAGATGATTGCCAGGGGTGAAAGGACCGCTGCTCAGATGCATCTCAATGAAGAGGCGGATCGCCGTTTTCTCGATATCCTGATCTCAGGTAATCTTGAGGAGTTTGATCGATGGGACCAGGAGAAACTTGTGGCCGAAGCGGGGATCGGTTCCATGGAACTGCATACCTGGATAGCGGGAGCTGCTGCCCATATGGCAGCTGGAGGATCATCCCCGGAGCTGGGCTTTTACAGTGTGACGCCGGAGCTCGGTATTGCTGCCGGAATAGTGTACGGGGAATAG
- a CDS encoding BKACE family enzyme: MERLLIGVAPNGARRTRQDHGALPLTPLELARTAAACAEAGAAMFHLHVRDKRGRHSLDPELYRRAMTEVEAAVGEAMVIQVSSEAAGIYGPDEQIELMGRLAPRCISIGLCEFLGDCRYVDRAKDFLYSLFLNGTGIQFILYSPHEVSLYEDFSRQGVLPGENHFLLFVVGSYQGGEDTAYSLEQYLAALRGKNSWMACGFGINEHRVIKEAMKLGGHVRIGFENNLHRPDGSVAKNNEELVQMAVEVAAAMDRKPADGDFARSLFQTGLSAEGPHGDR; encoded by the coding sequence GTGGAAAGACTGCTCATAGGTGTTGCTCCTAATGGTGCCCGCAGAACAAGGCAGGATCATGGGGCTTTGCCCCTTACGCCTCTTGAACTGGCAAGAACCGCGGCCGCCTGTGCTGAAGCCGGAGCAGCCATGTTTCACCTCCATGTCCGGGATAAACGGGGGAGGCACAGTCTTGATCCTGAGCTCTATCGTCGGGCCATGACAGAGGTGGAGGCGGCGGTGGGGGAAGCAATGGTGATCCAGGTTTCTTCTGAAGCGGCGGGAATATACGGGCCTGACGAACAGATCGAACTGATGGGCCGGCTTGCTCCACGTTGCATCTCCATAGGACTTTGTGAATTTTTAGGGGACTGCCGCTATGTTGACCGGGCGAAGGATTTTTTATATTCACTTTTCCTTAATGGAACCGGGATCCAGTTCATTCTGTACAGTCCTCATGAGGTGTCTCTTTACGAAGATTTCAGTAGACAGGGAGTGTTACCGGGGGAGAATCATTTTCTGCTTTTTGTTGTGGGCAGTTACCAGGGAGGAGAAGATACTGCATATTCGCTTGAACAATACCTGGCGGCACTGAGAGGAAAAAACAGCTGGATGGCTTGTGGTTTTGGTATCAATGAACATCGGGTTATCAAAGAGGCGATGAAACTGGGAGGTCATGTCAGAATCGGTTTTGAGAATAATCTCCATCGGCCTGACGGTTCAGTTGCAAAAAACAATGAGGAACTTGTACAAATGGCAGTGGAAGTTGCTGCTGCAATGGATCGAAAACCAGCTGATGGAGATTTTGCGAGATCACTGTTTCAAACGGGACTGTCGGCGGAGGGTCCCCATGGCGACAGGTGA
- a CDS encoding bifunctional aconitate hydratase 2/2-methylisocitrate dehydratase: protein MIEQYRKEMKNRSEAGIPPLPMTPRQVQELTILLEAGHKESDFLLNILETRVEPGVSKAAKEKAFWLEEVAFGRRSAVAVSPKKAVEMLGVMEGGYNVAALIRLLDTELADIAASGLKRTIKVYEAFDQVTALAEDNIHAMAVLESWAAADWFFAEKSLPEKIEFTVYKVEGEINTDDFSPGNQAQSRADIPLHATFFGKTRFPDGIDTILKFRGRKHKVAFAGDVVGTGSSRKSAINSLVWHIGEDMDYIPNKRTGGIVLGGIIAPIFYATARDAGVLPLECEVTALQTGDEVVLDLLTWQMKLEDGRKVEVTTPPVTLLDEYRAGGRLNLIIGRNLTRQACSYLGVEEPEFSEVENPVPAAGQPYTLAQKMVGRACGLDGVLPGTVCQPKITTVGSQDTTGPMTMQEIAELACLSFKTDLFMQSFCHTAAYPKAADLERWETMTETVKSCGGLALKPGDGVIHSWLNKMLVPDCVGTGGDSHTRFPLGISFPAGSGLVAFAGALGFMPLEMPESVLVRFTGTRRAGITVRDMVNSIPLEAIRRGLLTVEKKGKKNIFAGTVLEIEGIDDLTVEEAFELSDASAERSAAACALALPLDRVVENVEANVRVLEQLLAEGYGDSQALSRRIAAQKQWLAAPSLLQRDENAEYRHVLEIDLDAITEPILACPNDPDDVRELSEVAGASIEEAFIGSCMTHLSHLRAAARFLDNGYAESRIWVAPSTRLDRDIIQKEGGLSAYAKAGCRVEIPGCSLCMGNQARVRPGATVISTSTRNFDNRLGDGAQVYLASTELTAISGMLGRIPEVEEYFTLFREKTQ, encoded by the coding sequence ATGATTGAACAGTATCGAAAAGAGATGAAGAATCGAAGTGAAGCGGGTATCCCACCTCTGCCGATGACCCCAAGACAGGTGCAGGAACTGACCATCCTGCTTGAAGCGGGTCACAAAGAGAGTGATTTCCTCCTGAACATCCTGGAGACAAGAGTGGAACCCGGGGTCAGCAAGGCAGCGAAGGAAAAGGCATTCTGGCTTGAAGAAGTGGCTTTCGGTCGGCGGTCTGCGGTGGCAGTTTCTCCGAAAAAAGCGGTGGAGATGCTGGGCGTTATGGAAGGTGGGTATAATGTCGCAGCCCTTATTCGACTCCTTGACACTGAGTTGGCTGATATTGCCGCATCCGGGTTGAAGCGGACGATTAAAGTGTACGAGGCCTTTGATCAGGTGACAGCACTGGCGGAGGATAATATTCATGCCATGGCTGTGTTGGAATCGTGGGCTGCAGCAGACTGGTTTTTTGCAGAAAAATCACTACCCGAGAAAATTGAATTTACCGTCTATAAGGTGGAAGGAGAGATCAACACTGATGATTTTTCGCCGGGAAATCAGGCCCAGTCAAGGGCAGATATTCCCCTGCACGCCACTTTTTTCGGAAAGACCAGGTTCCCGGACGGGATTGATACAATCTTGAAATTCCGTGGCCGAAAACACAAAGTTGCCTTTGCCGGGGACGTGGTGGGAACTGGCTCGTCAAGGAAATCGGCCATTAACTCCCTGGTCTGGCATATCGGTGAGGATATGGACTATATTCCCAACAAAAGGACGGGGGGAATTGTCCTTGGAGGAATTATTGCTCCCATTTTTTATGCTACGGCCAGAGATGCAGGTGTACTCCCTCTTGAATGTGAGGTGACCGCACTGCAGACAGGAGATGAAGTGGTTCTTGATCTGCTGACCTGGCAGATGAAATTGGAGGATGGTCGGAAAGTAGAGGTTACAACTCCACCAGTAACTCTGCTTGATGAGTATCGGGCGGGAGGACGTCTCAATCTGATTATCGGTCGCAACCTGACCCGACAGGCATGCAGTTATCTCGGGGTGGAAGAACCGGAATTCAGTGAAGTGGAAAATCCAGTACCGGCGGCAGGGCAGCCGTATACATTGGCTCAGAAAATGGTGGGACGGGCTTGCGGCTTGGACGGTGTTCTGCCTGGTACTGTCTGCCAGCCAAAAATAACTACCGTCGGTTCCCAGGATACAACCGGTCCCATGACCATGCAGGAGATTGCTGAGTTGGCCTGCCTGAGTTTTAAAACTGATCTTTTTATGCAGTCGTTCTGCCATACGGCAGCCTATCCCAAGGCTGCTGATCTTGAACGGTGGGAAACCATGACGGAAACGGTGAAAAGCTGTGGTGGTCTGGCTCTCAAACCGGGGGACGGAGTTATCCACTCCTGGCTGAACAAGATGCTGGTTCCCGACTGTGTTGGTACCGGTGGTGATTCCCATACCAGATTCCCCCTGGGTATTTCCTTTCCAGCCGGTTCCGGTCTTGTCGCTTTCGCCGGTGCCCTGGGTTTTATGCCGCTGGAGATGCCGGAGTCAGTCCTTGTTCGTTTCACGGGAACACGAAGAGCAGGTATTACCGTAAGGGATATGGTGAACAGTATTCCCCTGGAGGCAATCCGCAGGGGATTGCTGACCGTGGAAAAAAAAGGCAAAAAAAATATTTTTGCGGGAACTGTTCTGGAAATTGAAGGGATCGACGACCTGACGGTGGAGGAGGCTTTTGAGTTAAGTGATGCTTCTGCTGAACGAAGCGCAGCTGCCTGTGCCCTTGCCTTACCTCTGGACCGTGTGGTGGAAAATGTTGAAGCAAACGTCCGTGTACTTGAGCAGCTTCTTGCCGAGGGATACGGTGACAGTCAGGCTCTTTCAAGGAGAATAGCGGCTCAGAAACAATGGCTGGCCGCGCCTTCCCTGCTCCAGCGGGACGAGAATGCGGAGTACCGCCATGTGCTGGAGATAGACCTGGATGCGATTACGGAGCCGATTCTTGCCTGCCCCAATGATCCTGATGATGTACGGGAATTGAGTGAGGTTGCGGGAGCATCAATTGAAGAGGCTTTTATCGGTTCCTGTATGACTCACCTCAGTCATCTCAGGGCAGCTGCCCGTTTTCTCGATAATGGGTATGCAGAGAGCAGGATCTGGGTTGCTCCTTCCACCAGACTCGACAGGGACATTATTCAGAAAGAGGGAGGACTCAGTGCCTATGCTAAAGCCGGTTGCAGGGTTGAAATTCCTGGATGCAGCTTGTGCATGGGAAATCAGGCCAGGGTGCGGCCAGGTGCCACTGTGATTTCCACTTCCACCCGGAATTTTGATAACAGGCTGGGGGATGGAGCGCAGGTCTATCTGGCGTCTACGGAACTGACTGCCATCAGTGGTATGCTCGGACGGATTCCGGAAGTTGAGGAATATTTTACTCTTTTCAGGGAAAAGACACAGTAA
- a CDS encoding AEC family transporter, with product MKLKESKIIAPDNYSIFPVVPVLIVLNSLFPIFTLLLLGNLLKQQGITDTIFLKTADRLIYYIFFPIMLFWKIGGASLENGIAWNFCIATLCTFLTMFAVSTIVIRIFNINSFQAGSFSQGCYRFNTYIGVAVILNSLGGEGIQYFGIVIGFIIPLVNVFAVSTLIWFSGKEMELGNRLRFAWRALISNPLILGCLAGIFYSRIVGRFPTFINNSLSLASMAALPLALISIGGSLTFRGVRKNTGLSFLSAILKVMVLPLTGLFYFSLFKVTGIPFKVGILFFSLPASTAIYVLSSQMNSDTELASAIILVSTLLSFLSLSFALLM from the coding sequence ATGAAGTTGAAAGAATCAAAGATTATAGCTCCTGATAATTATTCCATTTTTCCAGTGGTGCCCGTTTTGATTGTCCTGAATTCCCTGTTTCCAATTTTTACTCTCCTCTTACTCGGCAACCTGTTGAAACAACAGGGGATAACAGATACGATTTTTCTGAAAACTGCAGACAGGCTCATTTATTATATCTTTTTTCCCATCATGCTTTTCTGGAAAATTGGAGGAGCCTCCCTGGAAAACGGTATTGCCTGGAACTTCTGCATAGCCACCCTCTGCACCTTTCTTACCATGTTCGCCGTCAGCACCATTGTGATCAGGATTTTCAACATCAACTCTTTTCAGGCAGGATCCTTTTCACAGGGTTGTTACAGGTTCAATACCTATATTGGCGTTGCGGTTATCCTCAACAGCCTGGGCGGAGAGGGAATACAATATTTTGGCATTGTGATTGGTTTTATAATTCCTCTCGTAAATGTTTTCGCTGTCTCCACTCTGATCTGGTTTTCGGGAAAAGAAATGGAATTGGGAAATCGGCTGCGGTTTGCCTGGCGGGCTCTTATCTCCAATCCTCTTATACTTGGCTGCCTCGCCGGTATTTTTTATTCACGTATTGTCGGCAGATTTCCCACATTTATTAACAATTCTCTCAGCCTGGCATCAATGGCTGCGCTGCCCCTTGCACTCATTTCCATTGGGGGTTCACTCACTTTCCGCGGCGTTCGGAAAAATACGGGTCTTTCTTTTCTCTCTGCAATTCTCAAGGTAATGGTGCTGCCTCTGACAGGTCTCTTCTATTTTTCCCTGTTCAAGGTGACGGGTATTCCCTTCAAGGTTGGAATACTGTTTTTTTCCCTCCCGGCATCCACCGCCATTTATGTGCTCTCCTCACAGATGAACAGTGATACAGAGCTGGCTTCAGCCATTATTCTGGTCTCCACCCTGCTTTCTTTCCTTTCTCTTTCTTTTGCCCTTCTTATGTAA
- a CDS encoding glutamine synthetase family protein translates to MEPGNVTTTAEAKQIVEERGLTHVKVGLFDNDGVMRGKYMSREKFFSSLDHGFAFCDVVLGWDVKDQLYDNVTYTGWHTGYPDAPVRILPGTCREVPFEDGMLLFLAEFAGEAESVCPRATLRRVIEKAVNMGFDPYGAFEYEFFLFDETPDSIREKNFKDLTPMTPGWFGYSMVRNSTHAGLYHAMIELSEKMDFPLEGIHTETGPGVIEAAIAVDTAMNAADKAALFKTFIKVLAQQHGLMATFMAKWSADYPGQSGHIHLSLRHRNGGGSAFYEDGSRHSMSDVQLQFVAGQQKLMPEFLCMMAPTINSYRRMIPGFWAPTDATWGVENRTTALRVIEGSDKSQRVEHRLGAADANPYLAMAAALGAGLYGIENKWQPEEEIVGNAYDQKHAEELSLPRTLWESAEKLRQSAAARELFGDEFVDHFAASREWEVREFRRHVSDWEMERYFEII, encoded by the coding sequence ATGGAGCCAGGAAATGTGACGACAACCGCTGAGGCAAAACAGATAGTCGAAGAACGTGGTCTAACCCATGTAAAAGTCGGTCTTTTTGATAATGACGGTGTCATGCGGGGAAAATACATGAGCCGGGAAAAGTTTTTTTCTTCTCTCGATCATGGGTTTGCCTTCTGTGACGTTGTTCTGGGCTGGGATGTAAAGGATCAACTCTATGACAATGTGACCTATACCGGCTGGCATACAGGGTATCCTGATGCTCCGGTGAGAATCCTTCCAGGAACCTGTCGCGAAGTGCCTTTTGAGGACGGGATGCTCCTTTTTCTTGCGGAGTTCGCGGGAGAAGCGGAATCCGTCTGTCCACGTGCAACCCTCAGAAGAGTGATAGAAAAGGCGGTGAACATGGGATTTGATCCTTATGGAGCCTTTGAGTATGAGTTTTTTCTTTTTGATGAAACACCCGATTCCATTCGTGAAAAAAATTTCAAAGATCTGACACCGATGACACCCGGTTGGTTTGGCTATTCCATGGTCCGTAATTCAACCCATGCCGGATTGTATCATGCCATGATCGAGCTCTCGGAAAAAATGGATTTTCCCCTGGAGGGAATCCATACCGAAACCGGACCGGGAGTCATTGAAGCAGCCATAGCAGTTGATACGGCGATGAACGCAGCGGATAAAGCGGCTCTTTTCAAGACATTTATAAAAGTTCTGGCTCAGCAGCATGGTCTTATGGCCACGTTCATGGCAAAATGGTCTGCGGATTACCCGGGACAGAGTGGACATATACATCTCTCCCTTCGCCACAGGAATGGTGGAGGTTCAGCATTTTATGAGGATGGATCCCGTCACTCGATGAGTGACGTCCAGTTGCAGTTTGTGGCCGGGCAGCAGAAACTGATGCCGGAATTTCTGTGCATGATGGCCCCTACCATAAACAGTTACAGGCGGATGATTCCCGGATTCTGGGCACCCACGGATGCCACCTGGGGAGTCGAGAACAGGACTACAGCCCTGCGGGTGATAGAGGGAAGTGATAAATCTCAACGCGTGGAACATCGTCTGGGAGCCGCTGATGCCAATCCGTACCTTGCCATGGCTGCTGCACTGGGAGCTGGTCTTTATGGCATTGAAAATAAATGGCAACCCGAAGAGGAGATCGTCGGCAACGCCTATGATCAGAAACATGCAGAGGAACTCTCTCTGCCCCGCACCTTGTGGGAGTCTGCCGAAAAACTGAGGCAGTCTGCTGCTGCCCGTGAGCTGTTTGGCGATGAATTTGTGGATCATTTTGCGGCCTCCCGGGAATGGGAAGTAAGGGAATTTCGCAGACATGTTTCCGACTGGGAAATGGAGAGGTATTTTGAAATAATATAG
- a CDS encoding aldehyde dehydrogenase family protein yields the protein MNDIFKTISPIDGSVYTERSCADEKFVETALKNAVAAQQIWKGVSLKERKNLCTRAVEKFVAKKERIAEEICWQMGRPIRYAAGEVDGLQERALAMIDMADQGLAPIRLDKKPGFERWIQREPLGVVFVLAPWNYPYLTAINAIIPSLMAGNTVILKHSAQTPLCSERLHQAFAEGGLPESVFQYLHLTHGATERIIRDRRIDHVAFTGSVAGGRMVENTAAGRFIGTGLELGGKDPAYIREDAELSHAVETTMDGAFFNSGQSCCAIERVYVHESVYDDFLEQAVGWVKRLKLGRSDDPETTLGPMVRGSAADFVREQVCEAIGQGAVAHISADDFPADIPGSPYLAPQVLSGVDHTMRVMNQESFGPVIGIMKVGSDEEAIQLMNDSEFGLTAALFTTDIESGISLGQQIETGTFFINRCDYLDPQLAWTGIKNSGRGCSLSVMGYESLTRPKSFHIKTRL from the coding sequence ATGAACGATATATTTAAGACGATCAGCCCCATTGATGGCTCGGTCTATACTGAGCGCTCATGTGCCGATGAGAAATTCGTTGAAACTGCACTCAAAAATGCGGTTGCAGCACAGCAGATCTGGAAAGGAGTTTCCTTGAAGGAAAGAAAGAACCTCTGTACCAGAGCTGTTGAAAAATTTGTGGCAAAAAAAGAGCGGATTGCAGAAGAAATCTGCTGGCAGATGGGCCGACCGATACGGTATGCGGCTGGAGAGGTTGACGGTCTTCAGGAAAGGGCCCTTGCCATGATTGATATGGCAGATCAGGGGCTTGCACCCATCAGGCTTGATAAAAAACCGGGATTTGAGCGCTGGATACAGCGTGAACCGCTTGGTGTTGTTTTCGTGCTTGCTCCATGGAATTATCCCTATTTGACAGCAATTAACGCCATTATTCCAAGCCTTATGGCTGGAAACACGGTTATTCTCAAACACTCAGCCCAGACACCACTTTGTTCGGAACGATTGCACCAGGCATTTGCGGAGGGCGGATTACCCGAGTCGGTTTTTCAATATCTCCACCTGACCCATGGGGCTACGGAGCGGATAATCAGGGACAGGCGTATCGATCACGTGGCCTTTACCGGTTCCGTTGCCGGGGGCAGGATGGTGGAAAATACTGCTGCCGGTCGCTTTATCGGAACAGGTCTTGAGCTCGGTGGAAAAGATCCGGCTTATATTCGTGAAGATGCGGAGTTATCCCATGCCGTGGAAACAACTATGGATGGAGCTTTTTTCAACTCGGGTCAGTCCTGTTGCGCCATTGAGCGGGTTTATGTACATGAGTCGGTTTATGATGATTTCCTCGAGCAGGCTGTTGGCTGGGTAAAAAGACTGAAACTCGGACGTTCCGATGATCCTGAAACTACCCTGGGGCCTATGGTACGGGGAAGTGCTGCAGATTTTGTCCGTGAACAGGTGTGTGAGGCAATCGGCCAGGGTGCGGTGGCGCATATTTCCGCGGATGACTTTCCGGCAGATATTCCAGGCAGCCCATATCTTGCCCCACAGGTGTTGAGCGGAGTGGATCATACCATGCGGGTAATGAACCAGGAGAGTTTTGGGCCTGTCATAGGCATAATGAAAGTCGGGTCGGATGAGGAGGCGATACAGTTGATGAATGACAGTGAATTCGGTCTTACTGCGGCCCTTTTCACAACAGATATTGAGAGTGGAATTTCCCTGGGACAGCAGATTGAAACCGGAACGTTTTTTATCAATCGCTGTGATTATCTCGACCCGCAACTGGCCTGGACCGGTATAAAGAATTCAGGTCGTGGTTGCAGTCTGTCTGTCATGGGTTATGAGTCCCTGACCAGGCCAAAGTCGTTCCATATCAAAACCAGACTCTAA
- a CDS encoding iron-containing alcohol dehydrogenase, with translation MRVGAGRIKEVAEICRAMGMQSPLLVTDPGIVSLPMLEKVIADARAAGLSCGVFSAIQSNPTGENIENGVEFFRSRQHDGIIALGGGSALDAGKAIALMAGQSRSLWDFEDVGDNWTRVDVTGMVPVIAVPTTAGTGSEVGRASVITDQEHHVKKIIFHPRMLPEEVILDPELTVGLPPQLTATTGMDALSHNLEPLCSPLYHPMAAGIAMEGVRLVQEYLPRAVADGADIEARMQMLVCSSMGATAFQKGLGGMHALAHPLGALYGAHHGTLNAILMPYVLQENREVIEPVICRLAGFMGLVETDFDGFMSWLLGLRKQIRIPDTLAGIGIGTEQVEVVGKMAVEDPSAATNPIRFSAAQYRQIVENAVNGVL, from the coding sequence ATGAGGGTGGGTGCGGGGCGGATAAAGGAAGTGGCTGAAATATGCAGGGCGATGGGGATGCAGTCTCCGCTGCTTGTCACTGACCCGGGAATCGTTTCACTGCCTATGCTGGAAAAGGTAATTGCTGATGCCAGGGCAGCAGGGTTATCCTGTGGTGTCTTTTCTGCCATACAATCAAATCCCACAGGGGAAAATATAGAGAACGGTGTCGAGTTTTTTCGAAGTCGTCAACATGATGGGATAATTGCCCTGGGGGGAGGGTCCGCCCTTGATGCCGGTAAGGCCATTGCCCTGATGGCAGGGCAGAGCAGGTCTCTGTGGGATTTTGAGGATGTGGGTGATAACTGGACCCGTGTTGATGTGACCGGCATGGTTCCTGTCATTGCCGTACCGACTACCGCTGGGACAGGTTCCGAGGTTGGACGGGCTTCGGTTATAACCGACCAGGAACACCATGTAAAAAAAATTATTTTTCACCCCAGGATGCTTCCCGAAGAGGTTATACTCGATCCGGAGCTTACGGTGGGATTGCCGCCGCAGCTCACTGCCACCACGGGAATGGATGCTCTTTCACACAATCTTGAACCCCTCTGTTCTCCCTTGTATCATCCCATGGCGGCAGGAATAGCCATGGAAGGAGTCCGACTGGTTCAGGAATACCTGCCCCGGGCGGTAGCGGACGGTGCGGATATTGAGGCACGGATGCAGATGCTTGTCTGTTCAAGTATGGGAGCGACCGCTTTCCAGAAAGGGCTTGGGGGAATGCATGCCCTGGCACATCCGCTGGGAGCCCTCTATGGCGCACATCATGGTACATTGAATGCCATCCTGATGCCCTATGTCCTTCAGGAAAACCGCGAAGTGATTGAGCCTGTGATCTGTCGGCTGGCAGGGTTTATGGGGCTGGTTGAAACAGATTTTGACGGTTTTATGTCCTGGCTGCTGGGTTTAAGAAAACAGATCAGGATTCCTGACACGCTTGCCGGAATTGGAATTGGAACAGAACAGGTTGAAGTTGTCGGTAAAATGGCAGTTGAAGACCCGTCCGCCGCCACCAATCCGATCAGATTTTCTGCCGCTCAATACCGGCAGATTGTGGAAAATGCGGTGAACGGTGTATTGTAA
- a CDS encoding YceI family protein: MKKTGLFIAAFLLLCFNTQGLQAAVRSWEIDKNHSNFYFSVNHIFSRIDGRFTDFSSTFLFDPNDLPASKIVFDIQVKSIITHNAKRDKHLLSQDFFDASRYPVINFTSTNIKKTGVNTFDIAGKFTIKGKSYDLVLPLKLIGIKDHPMVKGSEVMGFSGELTLDRLAYGVGNGKFVQYGVVGKLVKINLSLELLAPR, translated from the coding sequence ATGAAAAAAACAGGACTTTTCATTGCCGCATTTTTACTGCTCTGTTTCAACACCCAGGGACTCCAGGCGGCAGTCCGCTCCTGGGAGATTGACAAAAACCACTCAAATTTTTATTTCAGCGTAAATCATATTTTTTCCAGAATTGATGGCCGTTTTACCGATTTTTCATCAACTTTTCTTTTTGATCCCAACGATCTGCCGGCATCAAAAATAGTATTTGATATTCAGGTAAAAAGCATCATCACACATAATGCCAAACGTGACAAGCATCTTCTTTCACAGGATTTCTTTGACGCATCCCGCTATCCGGTCATTAATTTTACCAGCACGAATATCAAAAAAACAGGTGTGAATACATTTGATATTGCCGGGAAATTTACCATCAAGGGAAAAAGTTACGATCTTGTGCTCCCTCTAAAACTCATTGGAATTAAAGATCATCCGATGGTTAAGGGGAGTGAAGTCATGGGATTTTCAGGAGAGCTCACGCTGGACAGATTAGCCTACGGGGTCGGCAACGGAAAATTTGTCCAATACGGAGTTGTCGGAAAACTGGTCAAAATCAATCTTTCCCTGGAACTGCTGGCACCCAGGTAG